From a region of the Paenibacillus lutimineralis genome:
- a CDS encoding tetratricopeptide repeat protein, with product MTDLKQQRYRFSEAPIWDLQRAYYEQKGMKAWNNDQVPQYITSNPMIATSYAEMIFGFLQDRASQGHSSEPVLIVELGAGAGRLASHVIHELCQLRDYAGIPLPSFRYVMTDLAMNNVLAWREHPALQSFIAGGLLDFAQFDAVHDTVLNLIVSGTTISEGDLAQPVIIVANYFFDGIPQELLYVGDGHICEADVLVEYPEHMDSLQPSEVLHQISLNYEYRQAPEYEQEAYPYRNVITMYQEQLEDSHILFPVAGLSCLERLNQLSQAGFLLITADKGDHLLDNWKFSGPPELILHGSFSFTANYHAIQHVFENRGAIALFPPHHYKNINVGCILYMDTPINYSNTRLAYRRFIERFGPDEFFSIKEWMDNKIDSMGLQQILSFWRLGGYDAEFFIQSAKQIVRLLPDASDDELQDILRGIHLMWSSYYVMEQRYDLALDAGLVLFEMEMYEESKRFLEISIHEDEEEIVSTVYYCLAICCFELELEEDALNYIRELLKLEPDHEEALALIHKFESV from the coding sequence ATGACAGATCTTAAACAACAACGTTATCGCTTTAGCGAGGCGCCTATATGGGATTTGCAGCGGGCGTACTATGAACAAAAGGGTATGAAGGCTTGGAATAATGACCAAGTTCCTCAATACATAACGAGTAATCCAATGATTGCTACTTCCTATGCGGAAATGATATTTGGTTTCCTTCAAGATCGTGCTAGTCAGGGACATAGTTCAGAGCCCGTCTTGATTGTGGAACTTGGAGCAGGAGCGGGACGTCTTGCTTCTCATGTAATCCATGAGTTGTGTCAGTTAAGAGATTATGCTGGGATACCGTTGCCGTCGTTTCGTTATGTGATGACAGATTTGGCGATGAATAATGTTCTAGCTTGGAGGGAGCATCCTGCGCTACAATCCTTTATCGCTGGAGGGCTACTCGATTTTGCACAATTTGATGCTGTTCATGATACCGTTCTGAACTTAATCGTATCAGGAACAACGATTAGTGAAGGTGATTTGGCACAACCTGTTATTATTGTTGCAAATTACTTTTTTGATGGTATCCCGCAAGAGTTACTTTATGTTGGCGATGGTCATATTTGTGAAGCGGATGTGTTGGTGGAATATCCTGAACATATGGATTCACTTCAACCATCCGAAGTATTACATCAAATTTCATTGAATTATGAGTATCGACAGGCACCCGAGTATGAACAAGAAGCGTATCCTTACCGTAATGTCATAACCATGTATCAGGAGCAATTAGAGGACTCGCATATTTTATTCCCCGTTGCGGGATTGTCTTGTTTAGAGCGTTTGAATCAGTTGTCCCAGGCAGGATTCCTATTAATCACAGCAGACAAGGGCGATCACTTGCTGGATAACTGGAAGTTTTCAGGACCACCAGAGTTGATTTTACATGGAAGTTTTTCTTTTACGGCTAACTACCATGCCATCCAGCATGTTTTTGAAAATAGAGGAGCCATCGCGTTATTTCCCCCGCATCATTATAAAAATATTAATGTAGGTTGTATCCTCTATATGGATACGCCGATCAACTATTCCAATACAAGATTAGCCTATCGTCGATTTATTGAGCGTTTTGGTCCAGACGAATTCTTTAGTATTAAGGAATGGATGGACAATAAGATCGATAGTATGGGTCTGCAGCAGATTTTAAGCTTTTGGCGTTTGGGTGGATATGATGCGGAATTTTTTATTCAGAGTGCGAAGCAGATCGTAAGGCTGTTGCCAGATGCAAGCGATGATGAACTGCAGGATATTTTGAGAGGTATACATTTGATGTGGTCATCGTACTACGTTATGGAGCAGCGTTATGATCTAGCTCTTGATGCTGGATTGGTCCTTTTCGAGATGGAAATGTACGAGGAGTCCAAACGGTTTTTAGAAATATCGATACATGAAGACGAAGAGGAGATCGTATCAACCGTATATTATTGTCTAGCTATATGTTGTTTCGAGTTAGAATTAGAAGAAGATGCCCTGAATTACATCCGAGAATTATTAAAACTTGAACCTGATCATGAAGAAGCATTGGCGTTGATACACAAATTTGAATCTGTATAG